A single region of the Vanacampus margaritifer isolate UIUO_Vmar chromosome 13, RoL_Vmar_1.0, whole genome shotgun sequence genome encodes:
- the LOC144063170 gene encoding phosphatidylinositol 4,5-bisphosphate 3-kinase catalytic subunit alpha isoform-like isoform X2, producing MPPRPSSGELWGLHLMPPRILVDCLLPNGMILTLECLREATLITIKHELFKEARKYPLHHLLQEETSYIFVSVTQEAEREEFFDETRRLCDLRLFQPFLKVIEPVGNREEKILNREIGFAIGMPVCEFDLVKDPEVQDFRRNILNVCKDSVELRDATGPHSRALYVYPPNVESTQELPKHIYSKLDKGQIIVVIWVIVSPNNDKQKYTLKINHDCVPEQVIAEAIRKKTRSMLLSPEQLKMCVQEYQGKYILKVCGCDEYLLEKYPISQYKYIRSCIMLSRMPNLMLMAKDSLYTQLPSDNFVMPSYSRRISTASSYMNGEAASKSLWTINGTLRIRILCATYVNVNIRDIDKIYVRTGIYHGGEQMCDNVNTQRVPCSNPRWNEWLTYDMYIPDVPRAARLCLSICSVKGRKGAKEEHCPLAWGNINLFDYTHTLVSNKMALNLWPVPHGLEDLLNPIGVTGSNPNKETPCLELEFDHFSSPVKYPDMNAVEDHANWTISRELGFNYNLSGQSNRVARDHALTESDIDQLRQLSNRDPLSEITEQEKDFLWRHRHYCMNFPEILPKILLAVKWNSRDEVAQMYCLLKDWPSIRPEQAMELLDCNYPDPMVRHFAVRCLDKYLTDDKLSQYLIQLVQVIKYEQYLDNPLARFLLKKALTNQRIGHFFFWHLKAEMHNKTVSQRFGLLLEAYCRACGMYLKHLSRQVEAMEKLINLTDILKQEKKDETQKVQMRFLVDQMKRPDYMDALQNFTSPLNPAHQLGNLRLEECRIMSSAKRPLWLNWENPDIMSELLFQNNEIIFKNGDDLRQDMLTLQIIKIMENIWQNQGLDLRMLPYGCLSLGDCVGLIEVVRSSHTIMQIQCKGGLKGALQFNSNTLHQWLRDKNKGEMYDMAVDLFTRSCAGYCVATFILGIGDRHNSNIMVKDDGQLFHIDFGHFLDHKKKKFGYKRERVPFVLTQDFLIVISKGSQECAKTKEFERFQEMCYKAYLAIRQHANLFINLFSMMLGSGMPELQSFDDIAYIRKTLALEKTEQEALDYFMKQMNDAHHGGWTTKMDWIFHTIRQHALN from the exons ATGCCTCCCAGGCCGTCCTCCGGGGAATTATGGGGGCTGCACCTGATGCCCCCCAG GATCTTGGTGGATTGCCTGTTGCCCAATGGGATGATTCTGACCCTGGAGTGCCTCCGTGAGGCAACTCTCATCACCATCAAGCATGAGCTGTTTAAAGAAGCCAGAAAATAtcccctccaccatctcttGCAGGAGGAGACGTCTTATATATTTGTCAGTGTTACTCAG GAAGCTGAGCGGGAGGAGTTCTTTGACGAGACACGGCGGCTGTGCGACCTCCGACTTTTTCAGCCTTTCCTCAAGGTCATTGAACCAGTTGGCAACAGAGAGGAAAAGATTCTGAACAGAGAGATTG GTTTTGCCATCGGTATGCCCGTGTGTGAATTCGACCTGGTGAAGGACCCTGAAGTTCAGGACTTCAGGCGAAACATCCTGAATGTCTGTAAAGACTCTGTGGAACTGCGAGATGCCACTGGGCCCCACAGCAGAGCCCTTTACGTTTATCCGCCCAACGTAGAATCCACGCAAGAACTcccaaaacacatttacagCAAATTGGACAAAG GTCAAATCATTGTTGTCATTTGGGTGATTGTTTCTCCGAATAACGACAAACAAAAGTACACATTGAAGATCAACCATGACTGCGTGCCTGAGCAG GTGATTGCAGAGGCCATTCGAAAGAAGACACGCAGTATGCTGCTCTCGCCCGAGCAACTGAAAATGTGTGTTCAGGAATATCAGGGTAAATACATCCTCAAAGTGTGCGGCTGTGATGAGTACCTGCTGGAAAAGTACCCAATCAGCCAATATAAG TACATTCGTAGTTGCATCATGCTGAGCAGGATGCCTAACTTGATGCTCATGGCTAAGGACAGCCTCTACACGCAGTTGCCTTCTGACAACTTTGTCATGCCGTCATACTCCCGTCGCATCTCCACGGCGTCGTCGTATATGAACGGCGAGGCAGCTTCCAAGTCACTCTGGACCATCAACGGAACGCTGCGAATACGGATCCTCTGTGCCACCTACGTCAACGTCAATATTAGAGACATAGACAAG ATTTATGTGAGAACGGGTATTTACCATGGAGGAGAACAGATGTGTGACAATGTGAACACACAGAGAGTGCCTTGCTCTAACCCCAG GTGGAATGAGTGGCTGACCTATGACATGTACATCCCAGATGTCCCGCGAGCTGCCAGACTTTGCCTATCCATTTGCTCAGTCAAAGGCAGGAAGGGAGCAAAAGAG GAGCACTGTCCACTGGCTTGGGGCAATATCAACTTGTTTGACTACACTCACACTCTGGTGTCCAACAAGATGGCACTGAACCTCTGGCCGGTTCCTCATGGCCTAGAAGATCTTCTCAACCCCATTGGAGTCACAGGCTCCAACCCCAATAAG GAAACACCGTGCCTAGAACTGGAATTTGACCACTTCAGCAGTCCAGTTAAATACCCAGATATGAACGCTGTGGAGGATCACGCCAACTGGACCATCTCAAGAGAACTCGGCTTCAACTACAACCTCTCTGGACAG AGCAATCGTGTGGCGAGAGATCACGCCCTGACGGAGAGTGACATTGATCAGCTGAGACAGCTCAGTAACCGAGACCCTCTCTCAGAAATCACTGAACAGGAGAAAGACTTCCTGTGGAGACATCG gcaTTACTGCATGAATTTCCCAGAAATTCTTCCCAAGATCCTCCTTGCTGTGAAATGGAACTCCAGAGATGAAGTAGCACAG ATGTACTGCCTGTTGAAGGATTGGCCGTCCATCCGTCCAGAGCAAGCCATGGAATTGCTGGACTGTAACTACCCGGACCCCATGGTCAGACACTTTGCTGTCCGCTGCCTTGATAAATACCTGACTGATGACAAACTGTCGCAGTACCTCATCCAGCTTGTACAG GTTATAAAATATGAGCAGTACCTCGACAATCCTCTGGCACGTTTTCTACTTAAAAAGGCACTAACTAATCAAAGAATaggacattttttcttttggcaTCTCAA GGCCGAAATGCACAACAAAACGGTGAGCCAAAGGTTCGGTCTGCTGTTAGAGGCTTACTGCAGGGCCTGTGGCATGTACCTCAAACACCTGAGCAGGCAGGTGGAGGCCATGGAGAAACTCATCAATCTCACTGATATCCTTAAACAGGAGAAAAAGGATGAGACACAGAAG GTTCAGATGCGCTTCCTGGTGGACCAGATGAAAAGACCTGACTACATGGACGCCCTGCAGAATTTCACCTCTCCTCTTAACCCGGCACACCAACTGGGCAACCTGAG GCTAGAGGAATGCAGGATCATGTCATCGGCAAAGAGGCCGCTGTGGCTCAACTGGGAAAATCCGGACATCATGTCTGAGCTTCTCTTTCAGAACAATGAGATTATCTTCAAAAACGGAGACG ACCTGCGCCAAGATATGCTGACGTTGCAGATTATCAAAATCATGGAGAACATTTGGCAGAATCAGGGACTTGACCTCCG cATGCTGCCATATGGCTGTCTGTCATTAGGAGACTGCGTGGGTCTCATTGAGGTGGTTCGCAGCTCACACACCATCATGCAGATTCAGTGTAAAGGTGGCTTGAAAGGGGCTTTGCAGTTCAATTCAAACACTCTGCATCAATGGCTCAGAGACAAGAACAAAGGAGAGAT GTATGATATGGCCGTGGACCTTTTTACGAGGTCCTGCGCTGGCTACTGTGTAGCTACATTTATTCTTGGGATTGGAGACAGGCACAACAGCAACATTATGGTCAAAGATGATGGACAG TTATTTCATATCGATTTTGGACATTTCCTGGATCATAAGAAAAAGAAGTTTGGCTACAAGAGAGAGCGAGTGCCCTTCGTATTGACACAAGACTTCCTCATCGTCATCAGTAAGGGCTCCCAGGAGTGCGCCAAGACCAAAGAGTTTGAGAG GTTCCAGGAAATGTGTTACAAAGCCTACCTGGCCATCCGACAGCATGCCAACCTGTTCATCAACCTGTTCTCCATGATGCTGGGCTCCGGCATGCCTGAGTTGCAGTCATTTGATGACATCGCCTACATTAGGAAGACGTTGGCCCTGGAAAAAACTGAACAG GAGGCGTTGGACTATTTTATGAAACAGATGAACGACGCCCACCATGGCGGGTGGACCACCAAGATGGACTGGATCTTCCACACAATTCGGCAGCATGCACTAAACTAA
- the lamp3 gene encoding lysosome-associated membrane glycoprotein 3: MDAYTDNLCGDHTSGWHLLFLAAFIPGVHLVGKDKSVSAASSFGAHVYWPVLHPSEVLPLIGTYTMKNPEGQLCIKATLGAQYIVIIKKKSWFFNLDPVKVIVSGSCHRESAVLSLALPDNAASLNFTFKKENNMFSVTELTASVSPQPVCLGCANKTFLGLVSHDKLFAASYGRSFRCKSAKVLLISSEMSIKLVPLQMQAFSVPDGRYGDVEECLADFNKRIIPIILWGVAVGLLMIAVVTFLLVKENRTRSYERL; this comes from the exons atggacgCATACACAGACAATCTGTGTG GAGATCATACAAGTGGATGGCATTTGCTTTTCTTGGCTGCTTTCATTCCAG GTGTCCACTTAGTTGGAAAAGATAAATCCGTCTCGGCTGCTTCAAGTTTTGGGGCTCACGTCTACTGGCCGGTCCTGCACCCCTCGGAGGTCCTCCCTCTCATag GAACCTACACGATGAAAAACCCAGAAGGGCAACTGTGCATCAAAGCTACCCTGGGGGCACAATATATTGTCATCATAAAAAAG aAGAGCTGGTTTTTCAACTTGGACCCCGTCAAGGTGATAGTGAGCGGTTCCTGTCACAGGGAATCAGCTGTCTTGTCTCTCGCACTACCCGATAATGCCGCCAGCCTGAATTTCACCTTCAAAAAG GAAAATAATATGTTCTCTGTCACAGAGCTGACAGCTTCGGTGTCTCCTCAACCCGTCTGCTTAGGATGTGCAA ataagacttttttggGTTTGGTGTCACACGACAAGCTCTTTGCAGCATCCTATGGTCGAAGCTTTAGGTGCAAATCTGCAAAGGTGCTTCTGATATCTTCAGAAATGAGTATCAAGCTGGTACCTCTCCAGATGCAGGCGTTCAGTGTGCCCGACGGACGTTATGGAGACG TGGAGGAGTGTTTGGCTGATTTTAACAAGAGGATCATTCCCATCATCCTTTGGGGCGTCGCAGTTGGCCTTTTGATGATTGCTGTCGTGACCTTCTTATTGGTTAAAGAAAATCGCACTCGTAGCTATGAAAGACTCTAA
- the kng1 gene encoding kininogen-1 → MRSGVGLSLLVLLGLAFSQDDVQPGVHIFCDDPSVERAVTNALHAFNDKLTTGYKLALFQILTATKSESDSESFYSLQFSSRRSDCLAGSPRPYTDCNYHPYGRKVPISCNATVVMTETEINTKEVHCLLDDHIVPETASCLGCPIEIDQNSEDIKVPLSVSISKYNSISNYTHLFSLNQIGHSTRQVVAGFRFELRFDMKKTTCAKAEHNELSDLCVHDNETMEIINCHSTVDVAPWRHVPPQANIECREGPLAQRMHDVPMTTRRLPPGWTPFRSVESPISVYRVLTKEESSEEDATGASPTAANDNNPFHCPSKPWKKFRPAHPVAPPPDGTLPPPTNGPLLDEDLLE, encoded by the exons ATGAGGAGCGGAGTGGGTCTGAGTTTGCTGGTTCTGTTGGGCCTCGCTTTTAGCCAG GACGACGTCCAGCCGGGCGTTCATATCTTCTGCGATGACCCGTCCGTTGAGAGGGCCGTTACGAACGCCTTACACGCTTTCAATGACAAGTTGACCACCGGATACAAGTTGGCCCTCTTTCAGATATTAACAGCCACCAAG TCAGAGAGCGACTCCGAATCGTTCTACTCGCTGCAGTTTTCCAGCAGGAGGAGCGACTGTCTGGCCGGAAGTCCCAGACCGTACACAGACTGCAACTATCACCCTTACGGCCGCAAA GTGCCAATCTCATGCAACGCCACTGTCGTCATGACGGAGACGGAGATAAACACCAAAGAGGTGCACTGTCTGCTCG ATGACCATATCGTGCCAGAGACAGCTTCCTGCCTGGGCTGCCCGATTGAGATTGACCAGAACTCTGAAGACATTAAAGTTCCTCTATCAGTCTCCATCTCCAAGTATAACTCCATCTCCAACTATACGCACCTGTTTAGTCTTAACCAAATTGGACACTCAACAAGACAG GTGGTGGCGGGCTTCAGATTTGAACTGCGATTCGACATGAAGAAGACCACCTGCGCCAAGGCTGAACACAACGAACTCAGTGACCTGTGCGTGCACGACAACGAGACCATG gagaTCATTAACTGTCATTCCACTGTGGATGTTGCACCATGGAGACATGTGCCCCCTCAGGCCAATATTGAATGCAGAGAAGGTCCTCTGGCTCAG AGGATGCATGATGTGCCCATGACGACCCGGCGCCTGCCCCCCGGCTGGACCCCCTTTAGGTCAGTAGAATCTCCCATCTCTGTGTATCGAGTGCTAACCAAAGAGGAATCATCGGAGGAGGACGCGACAGGCGCATCTCCCACTGCCGCAAACGACAACAATCCCTTCCACTGCCCGTCCAAGCCATGGAAGAAATTCCGCCCCGCCCATCCTGTCGCTCCGCCCCCGGATGGCACACTTCCGCCTCCCACAAACGGGCCTCTCCTTGATGAAGACCTTCTGGAGTGA
- the LOC144063170 gene encoding phosphatidylinositol 4,5-bisphosphate 3-kinase catalytic subunit alpha isoform-like isoform X1 — protein MPPRPSSGELWGLHLMPPRILVDCLLPNGMILTLECLREATLITIKHELFKEARKYPLHHLLQEETSYIFVSVTQEAEREEFFDETRRLCDLRLFQPFLKVIEPVGNREEKILNREIGFAIGMPVCEFDLVKDPEVQDFRRNILNVCKDSVELRDATGPHSRALYVYPPNVESTQELPKHIYSKLDKGQIIVVIWVIVSPNNDKQKYTLKINHDCVPEQVIAEAIRKKTRSMLLSPEQLKMCVQEYQGKYILKVCGCDEYLLEKYPISQYKYIRSCIMLSRMPNLMLMAKDSLYTQLPSDNFVMPSYSRRISTASSYMNGEAASKSLWTINGTLRIRILCATYVNVNIRDIDKIYVRTGIYHGGEQMCDNVNTQRVPCSNPRWNEWLTYDMYIPDVPRAARLCLSICSVKGRKGAKEEHCPLAWGNINLFDYTHTLVSNKMALNLWPVPHGLEDLLNPIGVTGSNPNKETPCLELEFDHFSSPVKYPDMNAVEDHANWTISRELGFNYNLSGQSNRVARDHALTESDIDQLRQLSNRDPLSEITEQEKDFLWRHRHYCMNFPEILPKILLAVKWNSRDEVAQMYCLLKDWPSIRPEQAMELLDCNYPDPMVRHFAVRCLDKYLTDDKLSQYLIQLVQVIKYEQYLDNPLARFLLKKALTNQRIGHFFFWHLNLAFLLSGRAEMHNKTVSQRFGLLLEAYCRACGMYLKHLSRQVEAMEKLINLTDILKQEKKDETQKVQMRFLVDQMKRPDYMDALQNFTSPLNPAHQLGNLRLEECRIMSSAKRPLWLNWENPDIMSELLFQNNEIIFKNGDDLRQDMLTLQIIKIMENIWQNQGLDLRMLPYGCLSLGDCVGLIEVVRSSHTIMQIQCKGGLKGALQFNSNTLHQWLRDKNKGEMYDMAVDLFTRSCAGYCVATFILGIGDRHNSNIMVKDDGQLFHIDFGHFLDHKKKKFGYKRERVPFVLTQDFLIVISKGSQECAKTKEFERFQEMCYKAYLAIRQHANLFINLFSMMLGSGMPELQSFDDIAYIRKTLALEKTEQEALDYFMKQMNDAHHGGWTTKMDWIFHTIRQHALN, from the exons ATGCCTCCCAGGCCGTCCTCCGGGGAATTATGGGGGCTGCACCTGATGCCCCCCAG GATCTTGGTGGATTGCCTGTTGCCCAATGGGATGATTCTGACCCTGGAGTGCCTCCGTGAGGCAACTCTCATCACCATCAAGCATGAGCTGTTTAAAGAAGCCAGAAAATAtcccctccaccatctcttGCAGGAGGAGACGTCTTATATATTTGTCAGTGTTACTCAG GAAGCTGAGCGGGAGGAGTTCTTTGACGAGACACGGCGGCTGTGCGACCTCCGACTTTTTCAGCCTTTCCTCAAGGTCATTGAACCAGTTGGCAACAGAGAGGAAAAGATTCTGAACAGAGAGATTG GTTTTGCCATCGGTATGCCCGTGTGTGAATTCGACCTGGTGAAGGACCCTGAAGTTCAGGACTTCAGGCGAAACATCCTGAATGTCTGTAAAGACTCTGTGGAACTGCGAGATGCCACTGGGCCCCACAGCAGAGCCCTTTACGTTTATCCGCCCAACGTAGAATCCACGCAAGAACTcccaaaacacatttacagCAAATTGGACAAAG GTCAAATCATTGTTGTCATTTGGGTGATTGTTTCTCCGAATAACGACAAACAAAAGTACACATTGAAGATCAACCATGACTGCGTGCCTGAGCAG GTGATTGCAGAGGCCATTCGAAAGAAGACACGCAGTATGCTGCTCTCGCCCGAGCAACTGAAAATGTGTGTTCAGGAATATCAGGGTAAATACATCCTCAAAGTGTGCGGCTGTGATGAGTACCTGCTGGAAAAGTACCCAATCAGCCAATATAAG TACATTCGTAGTTGCATCATGCTGAGCAGGATGCCTAACTTGATGCTCATGGCTAAGGACAGCCTCTACACGCAGTTGCCTTCTGACAACTTTGTCATGCCGTCATACTCCCGTCGCATCTCCACGGCGTCGTCGTATATGAACGGCGAGGCAGCTTCCAAGTCACTCTGGACCATCAACGGAACGCTGCGAATACGGATCCTCTGTGCCACCTACGTCAACGTCAATATTAGAGACATAGACAAG ATTTATGTGAGAACGGGTATTTACCATGGAGGAGAACAGATGTGTGACAATGTGAACACACAGAGAGTGCCTTGCTCTAACCCCAG GTGGAATGAGTGGCTGACCTATGACATGTACATCCCAGATGTCCCGCGAGCTGCCAGACTTTGCCTATCCATTTGCTCAGTCAAAGGCAGGAAGGGAGCAAAAGAG GAGCACTGTCCACTGGCTTGGGGCAATATCAACTTGTTTGACTACACTCACACTCTGGTGTCCAACAAGATGGCACTGAACCTCTGGCCGGTTCCTCATGGCCTAGAAGATCTTCTCAACCCCATTGGAGTCACAGGCTCCAACCCCAATAAG GAAACACCGTGCCTAGAACTGGAATTTGACCACTTCAGCAGTCCAGTTAAATACCCAGATATGAACGCTGTGGAGGATCACGCCAACTGGACCATCTCAAGAGAACTCGGCTTCAACTACAACCTCTCTGGACAG AGCAATCGTGTGGCGAGAGATCACGCCCTGACGGAGAGTGACATTGATCAGCTGAGACAGCTCAGTAACCGAGACCCTCTCTCAGAAATCACTGAACAGGAGAAAGACTTCCTGTGGAGACATCG gcaTTACTGCATGAATTTCCCAGAAATTCTTCCCAAGATCCTCCTTGCTGTGAAATGGAACTCCAGAGATGAAGTAGCACAG ATGTACTGCCTGTTGAAGGATTGGCCGTCCATCCGTCCAGAGCAAGCCATGGAATTGCTGGACTGTAACTACCCGGACCCCATGGTCAGACACTTTGCTGTCCGCTGCCTTGATAAATACCTGACTGATGACAAACTGTCGCAGTACCTCATCCAGCTTGTACAG GTTATAAAATATGAGCAGTACCTCGACAATCCTCTGGCACGTTTTCTACTTAAAAAGGCACTAACTAATCAAAGAATaggacattttttcttttggcaTCTCAA TCTTGCCTTTCTTCTTTCTGGCAGGGCCGAAATGCACAACAAAACGGTGAGCCAAAGGTTCGGTCTGCTGTTAGAGGCTTACTGCAGGGCCTGTGGCATGTACCTCAAACACCTGAGCAGGCAGGTGGAGGCCATGGAGAAACTCATCAATCTCACTGATATCCTTAAACAGGAGAAAAAGGATGAGACACAGAAG GTTCAGATGCGCTTCCTGGTGGACCAGATGAAAAGACCTGACTACATGGACGCCCTGCAGAATTTCACCTCTCCTCTTAACCCGGCACACCAACTGGGCAACCTGAG GCTAGAGGAATGCAGGATCATGTCATCGGCAAAGAGGCCGCTGTGGCTCAACTGGGAAAATCCGGACATCATGTCTGAGCTTCTCTTTCAGAACAATGAGATTATCTTCAAAAACGGAGACG ACCTGCGCCAAGATATGCTGACGTTGCAGATTATCAAAATCATGGAGAACATTTGGCAGAATCAGGGACTTGACCTCCG cATGCTGCCATATGGCTGTCTGTCATTAGGAGACTGCGTGGGTCTCATTGAGGTGGTTCGCAGCTCACACACCATCATGCAGATTCAGTGTAAAGGTGGCTTGAAAGGGGCTTTGCAGTTCAATTCAAACACTCTGCATCAATGGCTCAGAGACAAGAACAAAGGAGAGAT GTATGATATGGCCGTGGACCTTTTTACGAGGTCCTGCGCTGGCTACTGTGTAGCTACATTTATTCTTGGGATTGGAGACAGGCACAACAGCAACATTATGGTCAAAGATGATGGACAG TTATTTCATATCGATTTTGGACATTTCCTGGATCATAAGAAAAAGAAGTTTGGCTACAAGAGAGAGCGAGTGCCCTTCGTATTGACACAAGACTTCCTCATCGTCATCAGTAAGGGCTCCCAGGAGTGCGCCAAGACCAAAGAGTTTGAGAG GTTCCAGGAAATGTGTTACAAAGCCTACCTGGCCATCCGACAGCATGCCAACCTGTTCATCAACCTGTTCTCCATGATGCTGGGCTCCGGCATGCCTGAGTTGCAGTCATTTGATGACATCGCCTACATTAGGAAGACGTTGGCCCTGGAAAAAACTGAACAG GAGGCGTTGGACTATTTTATGAAACAGATGAACGACGCCCACCATGGCGGGTGGACCACCAAGATGGACTGGATCTTCCACACAATTCGGCAGCATGCACTAAACTAA